Proteins encoded by one window of Candidatus Eremiobacteraceae bacterium:
- a CDS encoding APC family permease: MTDGQPELRRSLGLADIAFFFVVAGSNLQWVATAAAAGPSSLPVWVIGCGAMFIPLSIVVVYLSSRYPDEGGIYVWAKRAFGPFAGFMTGWTYWCANLPYFPALLYFTAGNALFIAGSNAGWLSTSPLYFIGVSIFGLALGTFVNVLGLDVGKLLNNAGAMSRWTVTILLIALGALIWWKAGPATPITMSTMRPGFHIKDLIFWSTIAFAWTGPEAASFMAGEIKNPRRTIPLGLIIAAPVIAAIYILGTASVLAALRPANTSALYGVMQAIGQVANHFGWAFLTPVAAVLVTVSCFGSVGAWLGAVARLPFVAGLDKFLPASFGRMHPRWGSPVTALLAQAAIAAVFILLGQGGTSVKGAYDVLVSTTVVITLVPFAYVFAAAFKLHGRDDAQAIRIPGGTLTVRIAASIGLVTTLGSIVLAVFPADDEPNKVLAVTKVLGLTALMIVSGVAVYLRGARRITRDAALRSD; encoded by the coding sequence ATGACCGACGGTCAGCCCGAACTGCGCCGGAGTCTCGGGCTTGCCGACATCGCCTTTTTCTTCGTGGTGGCAGGTTCGAATCTGCAGTGGGTGGCGACCGCCGCGGCCGCCGGGCCAAGCTCGCTGCCCGTGTGGGTCATCGGATGCGGCGCGATGTTCATCCCGCTCTCGATCGTGGTAGTATATTTGTCTTCACGTTATCCGGATGAGGGCGGCATCTACGTGTGGGCGAAGCGCGCATTCGGCCCGTTCGCCGGATTCATGACCGGTTGGACGTACTGGTGCGCCAATCTCCCATATTTTCCGGCGCTGCTCTACTTCACCGCCGGCAATGCGCTGTTCATCGCGGGCAGCAATGCAGGGTGGCTCTCGACGTCGCCGCTTTACTTCATCGGCGTCAGCATCTTCGGTCTCGCGCTGGGCACGTTCGTCAATGTGCTCGGCCTCGACGTCGGTAAACTGCTCAACAACGCCGGCGCGATGAGCCGCTGGACCGTGACCATCCTTCTCATCGCCCTCGGCGCGCTGATCTGGTGGAAGGCCGGCCCCGCCACGCCCATCACGATGTCCACGATGCGCCCCGGCTTCCACATCAAGGACTTGATATTCTGGTCGACGATCGCATTTGCGTGGACCGGGCCGGAAGCCGCATCGTTCATGGCGGGCGAGATCAAGAATCCGCGGCGCACCATTCCGCTCGGTTTGATCATCGCAGCGCCCGTCATCGCCGCTATCTACATCCTGGGCACCGCGAGCGTGCTGGCGGCTCTCCGGCCCGCCAACACGAGCGCACTGTACGGCGTCATGCAAGCGATCGGGCAAGTGGCGAATCACTTCGGCTGGGCATTTCTCACGCCGGTCGCTGCCGTGCTGGTGACCGTCAGCTGCTTCGGCAGCGTCGGCGCGTGGCTTGGCGCCGTCGCGCGTCTGCCGTTTGTCGCCGGACTCGACAAGTTTTTACCGGCTTCATTTGGCCGCATGCATCCGCGATGGGGATCACCGGTCACGGCGCTTTTAGCGCAGGCCGCGATAGCGGCGGTCTTCATCTTGCTGGGTCAAGGCGGCACCTCGGTGAAGGGCGCTTATGACGTGCTCGTCAGCACGACCGTGGTCATCACACTGGTGCCGTTCGCCTATGTCTTCGCGGCAGCGTTCAAGCTTCACGGGCGTGACGATGCGCAAGCGATCCGGATCCCGGGCGGAACGTTGACGGTGAGAATCGCCGCGTCGATTGGCCTAGTGACCACGCTCGGCTCGATCGTGCTCGCCGTCTTTCCTGCCGACGACGAGCCCAACAAGGTTCTCGCGGTGACAAAGGTATTGGGTCTCACGGCATTGATGATCGTGAGCGGCGTGGCCGTCTATCTTCGCGGCGCGCGCCGCATCACTCGTGACGCAGCGCTTCGATCGGATTGA
- a CDS encoding cyanophycinase: MTIAAKSFVIILIAALAMWTPIPARAAACPVTFYPPAGNAKPSSIAPRGPGLVLMGGGTDVDAAFHWMGVNAAGSPAGDAGDVVVLRASGGNDYDTYIHGLAHFNSVRTILLPPCSQAGAIARAASIVSRAQNVFFAGGDQANYVIWKGGPLAAAVQRVYDRGGIVGGTSAGLAILGQYAFDAVAGDRTHDVHTADAVPDPQEPAISFTENFLSFPPLRDVITDTHFHQRDRFGRLAAFLALLRRRGHDVRGIGVDARSALAVDRSGNATLLLQGSGGRALFVRGGTVERLQSGRPLEFRGLDVILLDRNGATFDLRRWCGAGREYSVDVNGDAKQIYSPADPYVAPAGSRSAACSN; this comes from the coding sequence GTGACGATCGCGGCGAAGTCGTTCGTCATCATCCTCATCGCCGCGCTGGCGATGTGGACGCCCATTCCGGCGCGAGCCGCAGCGTGTCCGGTGACGTTCTATCCGCCTGCGGGAAATGCGAAGCCGTCGTCGATCGCCCCGCGCGGTCCGGGCCTCGTGCTCATGGGCGGCGGCACCGACGTCGACGCTGCGTTTCACTGGATGGGAGTCAACGCAGCCGGATCGCCGGCGGGTGACGCCGGGGATGTCGTCGTTCTGCGGGCGAGCGGCGGCAACGACTACGACACGTATATCCACGGCCTCGCCCACTTCAATTCGGTGCGCACCATCTTGCTGCCGCCATGTTCGCAAGCCGGCGCGATCGCTCGCGCTGCATCGATCGTGTCGCGCGCACAGAACGTGTTCTTCGCAGGCGGGGATCAAGCGAACTATGTGATCTGGAAAGGCGGGCCGCTCGCGGCGGCCGTGCAAAGAGTCTACGATCGCGGCGGCATCGTGGGCGGCACGAGCGCAGGACTCGCGATACTGGGCCAATATGCCTTCGACGCGGTCGCGGGGGATCGAACGCACGACGTGCACACGGCAGATGCCGTGCCCGATCCGCAGGAGCCGGCGATCAGCTTCACCGAGAATTTCTTGTCCTTTCCGCCATTGCGCGATGTCATCACCGACACGCACTTTCATCAGCGCGATCGCTTCGGGCGGCTCGCCGCATTCTTGGCGCTTCTGCGCCGGCGCGGCCACGACGTTCGCGGAATCGGTGTGGACGCGCGCTCGGCGCTAGCCGTGGACCGCAGCGGCAACGCGACGTTGCTTCTTCAGGGCAGCGGCGGCCGGGCGCTATTCGTGCGCGGCGGCACGGTCGAACGGCTACAATCGGGCCGGCCCTTAGAGTTTCGCGGGCTCGACGTGATCTTGCTCGATCGAAACGGCGCGACGTTCGATCTGCGGCGCTGGTGCGGCGCGGGGAGAGAATATTCCGTCGACGTGAACGGCGACGCGAAGCAGATCTATTCGCCGGCGGATCCCTACGTGGCTCCGGCAGGCAGCCGCAGCGCGGCCTGCTCTAACTAG
- a CDS encoding ABC transporter ATP-binding protein — protein MNTNGAVHNVLRHVIDVRDLHKVYRVGAEDVAALDGVTLHVDNGEFLAVMGASGSGKSTFMNIIGCLDQPTSGTYLLEGDDVSHLSRDALAAVRSGKLGFVFQGFNLLSRSSAIENVELPLTYAGVRAEERHERARKALEAVGLGKRLNHTPSELSGGQQQRVAIARALVNDPSLILADEPTGNLDSHSTQEIMAIFHSLNEERHITIVLVTHEPDVAAWSQRIVTFRDGHVLDDQPTPARASTEAHA, from the coding sequence ATGAACACCAATGGAGCGGTGCACAACGTTCTTCGGCACGTCATCGACGTCCGCGATCTGCATAAGGTCTACCGCGTTGGCGCCGAAGACGTCGCGGCGCTCGACGGTGTGACGCTGCACGTGGACAACGGCGAATTCCTGGCGGTCATGGGCGCGTCCGGATCCGGCAAGTCCACCTTCATGAACATCATCGGCTGTCTCGACCAGCCCACGTCAGGCACGTATCTCCTCGAAGGCGACGACGTCTCGCATCTTTCGCGCGACGCGCTTGCCGCGGTTCGAAGCGGAAAACTCGGTTTCGTGTTCCAGGGTTTCAACTTGCTGTCGCGCAGCTCGGCCATCGAGAACGTCGAATTGCCGCTGACCTACGCCGGCGTTCGGGCCGAGGAGCGCCACGAACGCGCTCGAAAAGCGCTCGAAGCCGTCGGCCTCGGCAAGCGCCTCAATCACACGCCTTCCGAACTTTCGGGCGGCCAGCAGCAGCGCGTCGCCATCGCGCGTGCGCTCGTGAACGATCCCTCCCTCATTCTCGCCGACGAACCCACCGGCAACTTGGATAGCCACAGCACTCAGGAAATCATGGCCATTTTTCACTCGCTCAACGAAGAGCGCCACATCACGATCGTGCTGGTGACGCACGAACCCGATGTCGCCGCTTGGTCGCAGCGCATCGTCACATTCCGTGACGGGCACGTGCTCGATGATCAGCCCACGCCGGCTCGGGCGTCGACGGAAGCGCACGCATGA
- a CDS encoding aminotransferase class I/II-fold pyridoxal phosphate-dependent enzyme, translated as MKPEIDFALDLEPDVAKALGYQLIDAVVEYRRRLRDLPALQRASSVALDPALREPLPSGPKDPADVVRRVIDDVLPYMGRPDHPRYFAFVPGPSNIVGVLADLMASGFNVFAGTWLEGSGPAAIESTTIEWLAGLAGMPSSAGGVFVSGGSIANLTALHAARESRLAPDDRRRAVIYFSDQTHSSIERGLRILGFASDQMHQVPSTGAFTIDMAALAEAISSDRAAGRLPFCLISNAGTTNTGAVDPLEALADLCGREGLWHHVDGAFGAGAIFSATGRALLAGLGRADSFSVDPHKWIFQPYPCGCVIVRDRILLHQAFSIVPEYLKDAHVDPGEVNYWELSPELTRPFRALKLWMSLQVFGADAFGAAVDRGFELAELAEREVRRLPGWQISSPACMGVVTFRYATLGMDALVADDLNRRIALALTENGYAAILTTKIAGRIVVRMCTLNPRTTDEDIAETISRLDGLAKTLPRKSQASVEDSREDSHSR; from the coding sequence GTGAAGCCTGAGATCGACTTCGCTCTCGACCTCGAGCCGGACGTCGCGAAGGCGCTTGGCTACCAACTGATCGACGCAGTCGTTGAATACCGCCGCCGACTTCGCGACCTGCCGGCCTTGCAGCGCGCAAGTTCTGTCGCGCTCGATCCCGCGCTGCGCGAACCGCTGCCATCGGGCCCCAAAGATCCGGCCGATGTCGTGCGCCGCGTCATCGACGACGTTCTGCCGTACATGGGCCGCCCGGACCACCCGCGTTATTTCGCGTTTGTGCCGGGCCCGAGCAACATCGTCGGGGTGCTCGCCGATCTGATGGCCTCCGGATTCAACGTGTTCGCTGGAACCTGGCTCGAAGGTTCCGGACCCGCCGCGATCGAGTCGACGACGATCGAGTGGTTGGCGGGTTTAGCCGGCATGCCGAGTTCCGCAGGCGGCGTCTTCGTGAGCGGCGGCTCGATCGCCAACCTCACCGCGCTTCACGCCGCGCGCGAGTCCCGTCTCGCTCCCGACGATCGCCGGCGGGCCGTGATCTACTTTTCCGATCAGACGCATTCGTCGATCGAGCGCGGCCTTCGCATTTTGGGCTTCGCGAGCGACCAGATGCATCAGGTTCCTTCCACCGGCGCGTTCACCATAGACATGGCCGCGCTTGCCGAAGCCATATCGTCAGACCGCGCTGCCGGGCGGCTTCCGTTCTGTCTCATCTCCAACGCGGGCACGACCAACACCGGGGCGGTGGATCCCCTCGAAGCGTTGGCCGATCTGTGCGGACGAGAGGGACTGTGGCATCACGTCGACGGCGCGTTCGGAGCGGGGGCGATCTTCAGCGCGACCGGCCGCGCATTGCTCGCCGGTCTGGGCCGGGCCGACTCGTTTTCGGTGGACCCTCATAAATGGATATTCCAACCGTATCCATGCGGGTGCGTCATCGTGCGGGATCGGATCCTCCTGCATCAGGCGTTTTCGATCGTACCGGAATATCTCAAGGACGCGCATGTGGATCCGGGCGAAGTCAACTATTGGGAGTTGAGCCCCGAACTGACGAGGCCGTTCCGGGCGCTGAAGCTTTGGATGTCGTTGCAGGTGTTCGGTGCGGATGCGTTCGGCGCAGCGGTGGATCGAGGCTTCGAGTTGGCGGAATTGGCCGAGCGCGAGGTGCGCCGTCTGCCCGGTTGGCAGATATCTTCGCCCGCGTGCATGGGCGTCGTGACGTTCCGGTACGCTACTCTTGGTATGGATGCGCTCGTCGCCGACGACTTGAACCGTCGCATTGCGCTGGCGCTGACCGAAAATGGCTACGCGGCGATCCTCACGACGAAAATTGCCGGACGAATCGTCGTCCGGATGTGCACGCTCAATCCGCGCACGACCGACGAAGACATCGCCGAGACCATTTCGCGGCTCGACGGTTTAGCGAAGACCCTACCGCGAAAATCTCAGGCATCAGTGGAGGACAGTCGTGAAGACTCGCATTCTAGGTAA
- a CDS encoding efflux RND transporter periplasmic adaptor subunit has protein sequence MITQNPAYPETEPTKPSQERPEFDSPVNERKPAKRQLPPALRPWIIGAGVVLLIFGIWAIVRTLTNGAAAPRYITKPVAYADISSTVEETGTVNPVNEVAVGTQVSGTINSLSVDYNSIVHKGQVLATLDPTSLQATAVQVNGQLAAAQSNASAASSTASQSSAAIAAAVATANVSLANVKSAAANVAKAQAALALSQSTITRDVNLLAQGYISQSQMDTDRSTYNANVADVSATQAALTAARAQASATTIQIGSASDQHAAALYQASAAAAQAAAVQGQVQQAEYNLQRAVITSPIDGIVVSRAVSVGQTVAASLETPTLFVIASSLKDMQVDVSVSEADVGQLKTGAQAQISVPAFPNVNFQGTVQQVRINPTTVSNVVTYDAIVAVHDDSSRLKPGMTADVIIALTTHSHVLSIPAAALLFKPTGLAGSSGTRGSRSGAAGGAAPGGAAAGAAPGGAPAGAAPGGGASGGAAAGGGGAAPSGTSTVAGAVGSNATVWVLRGGKAVPVRIVIGISDSRNYEVLSGELLPTDQVIVGQLLTQQYSGTNPIAGGAGFGR, from the coding sequence ATGATAACACAAAATCCCGCTTACCCGGAAACCGAACCTACCAAGCCATCGCAAGAGCGTCCCGAATTTGACTCCCCCGTAAATGAACGGAAGCCGGCCAAACGACAACTGCCGCCTGCGCTGCGCCCGTGGATCATCGGGGCCGGCGTCGTGCTGCTCATTTTTGGGATTTGGGCCATCGTGCGGACGCTGACAAACGGCGCCGCCGCTCCCCGCTATATCACAAAGCCGGTCGCCTACGCGGACATAAGCAGCACGGTGGAAGAGACGGGTACGGTCAACCCGGTGAACGAGGTAGCCGTGGGCACGCAGGTGTCCGGCACGATCAACAGCTTGTCGGTGGATTACAATTCGATCGTTCACAAAGGCCAGGTCCTCGCCACGCTGGATCCGACAAGTCTTCAGGCCACAGCGGTTCAGGTCAACGGTCAGTTGGCGGCCGCGCAGTCCAACGCATCGGCCGCGTCAAGCACCGCGTCGCAATCTTCGGCCGCGATCGCGGCGGCGGTCGCCACCGCTAACGTTTCACTGGCCAACGTGAAATCGGCCGCGGCGAACGTCGCCAAAGCGCAGGCCGCGCTCGCACTTTCGCAGAGCACGATCACGCGCGATGTCAATCTGCTCGCGCAGGGCTATATCTCGCAGAGCCAGATGGACACCGACCGCTCCACCTACAACGCGAACGTCGCCGATGTCAGCGCCACGCAGGCCGCGCTTACGGCAGCTCGCGCTCAGGCTTCCGCTACCACGATTCAAATCGGCTCGGCGTCGGATCAGCACGCCGCAGCGTTGTATCAGGCGAGCGCAGCGGCAGCGCAAGCAGCGGCCGTTCAAGGTCAAGTGCAACAGGCGGAATACAATCTTCAGCGCGCGGTCATCACGAGCCCGATCGACGGCATCGTCGTGTCGCGCGCGGTAAGCGTGGGGCAGACAGTTGCCGCGTCACTTGAAACCCCCACCCTCTTCGTCATCGCGTCGAGCCTGAAAGACATGCAAGTCGATGTATCGGTGAGCGAAGCGGATGTCGGTCAGCTCAAGACGGGCGCGCAAGCACAGATTTCGGTGCCGGCGTTTCCGAACGTCAACTTCCAGGGCACGGTTCAGCAAGTCCGGATCAACCCGACAACGGTCTCAAACGTCGTGACCTACGACGCGATCGTCGCCGTGCACGACGACTCATCCCGGCTCAAGCCAGGCATGACGGCCGATGTGATCATCGCTCTGACGACGCACAGTCACGTGCTCTCCATTCCGGCGGCGGCGTTGCTGTTCAAGCCGACCGGCTTAGCCGGCAGTAGCGGAACAAGAGGGTCTAGATCCGGCGCGGCGGGCGGCGCAGCGCCAGGCGGCGCAGCGGCGGGCGCAGCACCGGGCGGCGCGCCGGCGGGTGCAGCACCGGGCGGCGGCGCATCGGGCGGCGCGGCGGCGGGCGGCGGCGGTGCCGCGCCCTCGGGCACGTCCACAGTGGCAGGAGCCGTCGGCTCAAATGCAACTGTGTGGGTTCTGCGCGGCGGCAAAGCGGTTCCCGTGCGGATCGTCATCGGAATCTCGGACAGTCGCAACTACGAAGTGCTGAGCGGCGAACTTCTGCCGACCGACCAGGTCATCGTCGGACAACTGCTGACGCAGCAATACAGCGGAACCAACCCCATCGCGGGAGGCGCCGGGTTTGGTCGATGA
- a CDS encoding alkaline phosphatase family protein has product MLRKIKFAIPLCALVVLVSGCGGGNAPAAVPHGAGLQARSKALTLPQYVIVMVQENRTVDNLFQTQPGVDTRNFGIDSHNHRVPLKQVALGAPWGCSHAHSAFVTEVTKGFDLEPCGKNAPADAAFSYVDPSQITQYTALASQYAIADHVLQSNEGPSFPAHLYLIAATSGTPGSHWNISENDGGHPRTAAGCNAPPGKTVTTIDMTSAFPGIEDNPIFPCINPLTIFNELDSANISWKYYTPSVGSIWTAPYAVQSLYTNDKANVIVPETTVLSDIQNGTLAHVSYVIPSGDNSDHPGKGNNGGPTWVASVVNALGASQYWNQCEIIVVWDDWGGWYDHVAYRHPASSPDDPYEYGLRVPLLAIGPFAKSNWVGHEQRDFSAIPHFIEDVYGLNSLGQLDAQTDDLFQLFDFHGQPRKFTHIPTGNVTIKGLINRPPDLSDVDDD; this is encoded by the coding sequence ATGTTGAGAAAAATCAAATTCGCTATTCCGTTGTGCGCGCTCGTCGTGCTCGTGAGCGGATGCGGTGGGGGAAATGCCCCGGCCGCAGTTCCTCACGGAGCCGGCTTGCAAGCGCGGTCTAAGGCGCTCACGTTGCCGCAGTACGTCATCGTCATGGTGCAGGAGAACCGCACTGTCGACAATCTCTTCCAGACGCAACCGGGTGTCGACACGCGAAACTTCGGAATCGATTCGCACAATCATCGCGTGCCGCTCAAGCAGGTCGCGTTGGGCGCACCGTGGGGGTGCAGTCACGCGCATTCGGCATTCGTCACTGAAGTCACAAAGGGCTTCGATTTGGAGCCGTGCGGCAAGAACGCGCCCGCCGATGCAGCCTTCTCGTATGTCGATCCGTCGCAGATCACCCAGTACACCGCGCTCGCGTCGCAGTACGCCATCGCCGACCACGTGCTGCAAAGCAACGAAGGTCCGAGTTTTCCGGCGCACCTCTACTTGATCGCGGCCACCTCCGGAACGCCCGGCTCGCATTGGAACATCTCGGAGAACGACGGCGGACACCCGCGCACCGCCGCGGGATGCAATGCGCCCCCTGGAAAGACGGTCACGACGATCGATATGACGAGCGCGTTTCCGGGCATCGAAGATAATCCGATTTTCCCGTGCATCAACCCGCTGACCATCTTCAACGAACTCGATAGCGCCAACATCTCCTGGAAATACTACACGCCGAGTGTCGGCAGCATATGGACTGCGCCGTATGCGGTCCAATCGCTCTACACAAACGACAAGGCGAACGTGATCGTGCCCGAAACCACCGTCTTGTCGGACATCCAAAACGGCACGCTGGCGCACGTGAGTTACGTCATCCCGAGCGGCGACAACTCCGACCACCCAGGCAAGGGCAACAACGGCGGGCCGACCTGGGTCGCATCGGTCGTGAACGCGCTCGGTGCTTCGCAGTATTGGAACCAGTGCGAGATCATCGTGGTCTGGGACGACTGGGGCGGCTGGTACGACCACGTCGCCTACCGTCATCCGGCCTCAAGTCCGGACGACCCGTATGAATATGGCCTGCGCGTCCCACTGCTGGCGATCGGCCCATTCGCAAAATCGAATTGGGTCGGACACGAGCAGCGAGATTTCTCAGCCATCCCGCACTTCATCGAGGATGTGTATGGGCTGAACTCGCTCGGCCAGTTGGACGCGCAGACCGATGACCTGTTCCAACTCTTCGATTTTCACGGACAGCCGCGGAAATTCACACACATTCCCACCGGCAACGTGACGATCAAGGGCCTCATCAACCGTCCGCCCGATCTTTCGGACGTGGACGACGACTAG
- a CDS encoding ABC transporter permease, with protein MNTAGLLRVAFQSLVRNAFRSLLTMLGIIIGVGAVITSMAIGSGAQAAVQAQLARLGSNLIVVVPGSSITGGVQLGAGARQSLKLGDATAIQADVPGVAYVAPMSSTNSQVVAGGNNWATSIVGTTPSWMSVQNWTMSQGRFFSDDEVKSGAKVAVLGATVQSNLFPSGGGVGSSVIIKSVPFTVIGVLAAKGQSGFGRDQDDQVVVPISAMQLRLNGQSWLGTIFVSAQSPDAVASVVSSTEALLRLRHALTTRAPDDFSVRNIADVQAAASATADVQSKLLAGIAAVSLIVGGIGIMNIMLVSVTERTREIGIRMAVGARERDILMQFLVEAVALSCAGGIIGVFIGIGAAFGTSAGAGWPIQIAPSSIVLSFVFAALVGIAFGFYPAQRASQLNPIEALRHE; from the coding sequence ATGAATACCGCCGGATTGCTTCGCGTCGCGTTTCAGTCGTTGGTGCGCAATGCGTTCCGGTCGCTGCTCACCATGCTCGGCATCATCATCGGCGTGGGAGCGGTCATCACGTCCATGGCCATCGGCAGCGGCGCGCAAGCGGCGGTCCAGGCGCAATTAGCCCGCCTCGGCAGCAATCTCATCGTCGTGGTGCCCGGCAGCAGCATCACCGGCGGCGTGCAGTTGGGAGCCGGCGCCCGTCAATCACTCAAGCTAGGCGACGCGACGGCGATTCAGGCGGACGTGCCCGGCGTCGCGTACGTGGCACCTATGTCTTCCACCAATTCCCAGGTGGTCGCGGGCGGCAACAACTGGGCCACGTCAATCGTCGGCACGACGCCTTCGTGGATGTCGGTTCAGAACTGGACGATGAGTCAGGGGCGATTCTTCAGCGACGATGAGGTGAAAAGCGGCGCGAAAGTGGCGGTGCTCGGCGCGACCGTGCAGTCGAATCTGTTCCCATCCGGCGGCGGCGTCGGAAGCTCGGTCATCATCAAAAGCGTGCCGTTCACGGTGATCGGCGTGCTTGCGGCCAAGGGACAGAGCGGATTCGGGCGCGATCAGGACGACCAGGTCGTCGTGCCGATTTCGGCCATGCAATTGCGGCTGAACGGCCAGAGTTGGTTAGGGACGATCTTCGTCTCCGCCCAATCGCCCGATGCGGTTGCAAGCGTTGTTTCGTCGACGGAAGCATTGCTTCGATTGCGCCACGCCTTGACGACGCGAGCGCCCGACGACTTCTCCGTGCGGAACATCGCCGACGTCCAGGCGGCCGCGAGCGCCACTGCTGACGTGCAATCCAAACTGCTCGCTGGGATCGCCGCCGTGTCGCTCATCGTCGGCGGCATCGGAATCATGAACATCATGCTCGTATCGGTCACCGAGCGCACGCGCGAGATCGGGATCCGGATGGCGGTCGGCGCGCGGGAGCGCGACATTCTGATGCAATTCCTCGTCGAAGCGGTGGCGCTTTCGTGCGCCGGCGGCATCATCGGAGTGTTCATCGGCATCGGAGCGGCTTTCGGCACGTCGGCGGGCGCTGGCTGGCCTATCCAGATCGCGCCGTCGTCCATCGTACTCTCGTTCGTGTTCGCGGCGTTGGTCGGGATCGCGTTCGGATTCTATCCGGCGCAGCGGGCGTCGCAGCTCAATCCGATCGAAGCGCTGCGTCACGAGTGA
- the ribF gene encoding riboflavin biosynthesis protein RibF, with the protein MLIVRNLESYSADADLLLSIGVFDGVHAGHRAVLQKLLSQRRPGVVAGALTFDHHPQAFLHPGHAPWLLTTVEEKINLLDACGLDVLFLLPFDERIQSIPAEIFLRDLLLTRLRTKLLVVGDNWRFGRNRTGDCALAQRVFKEAGSAFEAAPLLESDGDKVSSSRIRNLIEQREFVLADKLLGSPYTLNCLVRTGDGQGHVLGFPTVNLTVPSGKLVPPAGVYAALAHHDGRDYRAAVSIGDKPTFGGSESVVEVHLLEFSRSIYGELVSVRDWRFLREQQWFASKDELAAAIRRDVEAVANA; encoded by the coding sequence ATGCTTATCGTCCGTAACCTTGAAAGTTACTCGGCCGACGCCGACCTGTTGCTGTCCATCGGCGTTTTCGACGGCGTGCACGCCGGTCATCGCGCGGTGCTGCAAAAACTGCTGTCGCAGCGGCGGCCGGGCGTCGTCGCCGGCGCCCTGACTTTCGATCATCACCCGCAGGCGTTCTTGCACCCCGGTCACGCGCCGTGGTTATTGACGACGGTCGAAGAGAAGATCAATCTACTCGACGCCTGTGGGCTCGACGTGCTGTTTCTCTTGCCATTCGACGAGCGCATCCAGTCGATTCCGGCAGAGATCTTTCTGCGCGACCTGCTGCTGACGCGGCTGCGGACGAAGCTTCTCGTCGTCGGTGACAATTGGCGGTTCGGACGCAATCGGACCGGCGATTGCGCGCTTGCGCAACGCGTCTTCAAAGAAGCCGGCAGCGCGTTTGAAGCCGCGCCCCTTCTCGAATCGGACGGCGATAAAGTCTCGAGCTCTCGAATCCGCAATCTGATCGAGCAGCGCGAGTTCGTCCTGGCCGACAAATTGTTGGGCTCGCCGTATACGCTCAACTGCTTGGTGCGGACCGGCGATGGGCAAGGCCACGTGTTGGGATTCCCCACGGTCAACTTGACCGTGCCGTCGGGTAAACTCGTGCCGCCCGCGGGTGTGTATGCCGCCCTCGCGCACCACGACGGCCGCGACTACCGCGCGGCTGTGAGCATCGGCGACAAGCCCACGTTCGGCGGTTCCGAAAGCGTCGTCGAAGTGCACTTGTTGGAATTCTCGCGGAGCATCTACGGCGAACTCGTGAGCGTGCGCGATTGGCGCTTTTTGCGCGAACAACAATGGTTTGCGAGCAAGGACGAGCTTGCGGCGGCGATCCGGCGCGACGTCGAGGCGGTTGCGAACGCGTGA